The Equus asinus isolate D_3611 breed Donkey chromosome 22, EquAss-T2T_v2, whole genome shotgun sequence genome has a segment encoding these proteins:
- the SLC11A2 gene encoding natural resistance-associated macrophage protein 2 isoform X2: MGRLLVKGRAGGRVLACGLVLGFFVQLAGPGHVGRALMAHESYSKNSGTQVSTMVLGPEQKMPDDDASGDHGDSASLGAINSAYSNSSLPQSTGHSEEPFTTYFDEKIAIPEEEYSCFSFRKLWAFTGPGFLMSIAYLDPGNIESDLQSGAVAGFKLLWILLLATIVGLLLQRLAARLGVVTGLHLAEVCHRQYPRVPRIILWLMVELAIIGSDMQEVIGSAIAINLLSMGRVPLWGGVLITIADTFVFLFLDKYGLRKLEAFFGFLITVMALTFGYEYITVRPSQSQVLKGMFVPGCSGCRTPQIEQAVGIVGAVIMPHNMYLHSALVKSRQINRANKREIREANKYFFIESCIALFVSFIINVFVVSVFAEAFFEKTNEQVVEVCRNSSSPHTHLFPNDNTTLAVDIYKGGVVLGCYFGPATLYIWAVGILAAGQSSTMTGTYSGQFVMEGFLNLKWSRFARVILTRSIAIIPTLLVAIFQDVEHLTGMNDFLNVLQSLQLPFALIPILTLTSLRPVMNDFANGIGWRIAGGILVLIVCSINMYFVVVYVQELGHVALYVVAAVISVAYLSFVFYLSWQCMIALGMSFLDCGHTQVNRCHYGCKVLSQQGCTGLPLFNHSLRGKNFETRRWSSGVRGNGSLQHEAASLQPLLTFLHVEPETM; encoded by the exons aatCCTATTCTAAGAACTCCGGCACTCAGGTATCCACCATGGTGTTGGGTCCTGAACAGAAGATGCCAGATG ATGATGCTTCTGGAGACCATGGGGACTCTGCCAGTCTTGGTGCCATCAACTCTGCCTATAGTAACTCCTCTCTTCCTCAGTCTACTGGGCACTCAGAGGAACCCTTCACCACCTACTTTGATGAGAAAATCGCCATTCCTGAGGAGGAG TACTCTTGTTTTAGCTTTCGTAAACTCTGGGCTTTCACGGGACCAGGCTTTCTTATGAGCATTGCCTACCTGGATCCAGGAAACATCGAATCCGATTTGCAGTCTGGAGCAGTGGCTGGATTTAAG TTGCTCTGGATTCTTCTGTTGGCCACCATTGTGGGGCTTCTGCTCCAGCGCCTTGCAGCTAGACTGGGAGTGGTTACTGGCCTGCATCTTGCTGAAGTGTGTCATCGTCAGTATCCCAGG GTCCCACGAATTATCCTGTGGCTGATGGTGGAGTTGGCTATCATTGGCTCAGATATGCAAGAAGTTATTGGCTCAGCCATTGCCATCAATCTCTTGTCTATGGGAAG GGTTCCTCTCTGGGGTGGAGTTCTCATCACCATTGCAGAtacctttgtatttctctttttggaCAAATATG GCTTGCGGAAGCTAGAAGCATTTTTTGGCTTTCTTATCACTGTTATGGCCCTCACATTTGGATATGAG TATATTACAGTGAGACCCAGCCAGAGCCAGGTACTCAAGGGCATGTTTGTGCCGGGCTGTTCAGGCTGTCGCACCCCACAGATTGAGCAGGCTGTGGGCATCGTGGGAGCTGTCATCATGCCACACAACATGTACTTGCATTCTGCCTTAGTCAAG TCCAGACAGATAAACCGAGCCAATAAGCGGGAAATTCGAGAAGCCAATAAGTACTTTTTCATTGAATCCTGTATTGctctctttgtttccttcatcatcaACGTCTTTGTTGTCTCAGTCTTTGCTGAAGCATTTTTTGAGAAAACCAATGAGCAAGTG GTTGAAGTGTGTAGAAACAGCAGCAGTCCCCATACTCACCTTTTTCCTAACGATAACACAACACTGGCTGTGGACATCTACAAAGGG GGTGTTGTGCTGGGATGTTATTTTGGGCCTGCCACACTCTACATCTGGGCAGTGGGCATCTTGGCTGCAGGACAGAGCTCCACCATGACAGGAACCTATTCTGGCCAGTTTGTCATGGAG GGATTCCTGAACCTAAAATGGTCACGTTTTGCCCGAGTGATTCTGACCCGCTCTATTGCCATCATCCCTACTCTGCTTGTTGCCATCTTCCAAGATGTAGAGCATCTAACAGGGATGAATGACTTCCTGAATGTTCTGCAGAGCTTACAg cttcCCTTTGCTCTCATACCCATTCTCACGCTTACAAGCTTGCGGCCAGTAATGAATGACTTTGCTAATGGAAT AGGCTGGAGGATTGCAGGCGGGATCTTGGTCCTTATTGTCTGTTCCATCAACATGTACTTTGTCGTGGTTTATGTCCAGGAACTAGGCCATGTGGCATTGTATGTGGTGGCGGCTGTTATCAGTGTGGCTTATCTGAGCTTTGTGTTTTACTTG AGTTGGCAATGTATGATTGCactgggcatgtccttcctgGACTGTGGGCACACG caaGTCAACAGGTGTCACTATGGTTGCAAAGTTCTCTCTCAGCAAGGTTGCACTGGGCTACCTCTCTTCAACCATTCCCTCAGAGGGAAAAACTTTGAGACCAGACGGtggagctctggagtcagaggaAATGGGTCCCTTCAGCATGAAGCTGCTTCTCTTCAGCCACTTCTGACATTTTTACATGTGGAGCCTGAGACTATGTGA
- the SLC11A2 gene encoding natural resistance-associated macrophage protein 2 isoform X3, with product MKKQLKTEAAPHCELKSYSKNSGTQVSTMVLGPEQKMPDDDASGDHGDSASLGAINSAYSNSSLPQSTGHSEEPFTTYFDEKIAIPEEEYSCFSFRKLWAFTGPGFLMSIAYLDPGNIESDLQSGAVAGFKLLWILLLATIVGLLLQRLAARLGVVTGLHLAEVCHRQYPRVPRIILWLMVELAIIGSDMQEVIGSAIAINLLSMGRVPLWGGVLITIADTFVFLFLDKYGLRKLEAFFGFLITVMALTFGYEYITVRPSQSQVLKGMFVPGCSGCRTPQIEQAVGIVGAVIMPHNMYLHSALVKSRQINRANKREIREANKYFFIESCIALFVSFIINVFVVSVFAEAFFEKTNEQVVEVCRNSSSPHTHLFPNDNTTLAVDIYKGGVVLGCYFGPATLYIWAVGILAAGQSSTMTGTYSGQFVMEGFLNLKWSRFARVILTRSIAIIPTLLVAIFQDVEHLTGMNDFLNVLQSLQLPFALIPILTLTSLRPVMNDFANGIGWRIAGGILVLIVCSINMYFVVVYVQELGHVALYVVAAVISVAYLSFVFYLSWQCMIALGMSFLDCGHTQVNRCHYGCKVLSQQGCTGLPLFNHSLRGKNFETRRWSSGVRGNGSLQHEAASLQPLLTFLHVEPETM from the exons aatCCTATTCTAAGAACTCCGGCACTCAGGTATCCACCATGGTGTTGGGTCCTGAACAGAAGATGCCAGATG ATGATGCTTCTGGAGACCATGGGGACTCTGCCAGTCTTGGTGCCATCAACTCTGCCTATAGTAACTCCTCTCTTCCTCAGTCTACTGGGCACTCAGAGGAACCCTTCACCACCTACTTTGATGAGAAAATCGCCATTCCTGAGGAGGAG TACTCTTGTTTTAGCTTTCGTAAACTCTGGGCTTTCACGGGACCAGGCTTTCTTATGAGCATTGCCTACCTGGATCCAGGAAACATCGAATCCGATTTGCAGTCTGGAGCAGTGGCTGGATTTAAG TTGCTCTGGATTCTTCTGTTGGCCACCATTGTGGGGCTTCTGCTCCAGCGCCTTGCAGCTAGACTGGGAGTGGTTACTGGCCTGCATCTTGCTGAAGTGTGTCATCGTCAGTATCCCAGG GTCCCACGAATTATCCTGTGGCTGATGGTGGAGTTGGCTATCATTGGCTCAGATATGCAAGAAGTTATTGGCTCAGCCATTGCCATCAATCTCTTGTCTATGGGAAG GGTTCCTCTCTGGGGTGGAGTTCTCATCACCATTGCAGAtacctttgtatttctctttttggaCAAATATG GCTTGCGGAAGCTAGAAGCATTTTTTGGCTTTCTTATCACTGTTATGGCCCTCACATTTGGATATGAG TATATTACAGTGAGACCCAGCCAGAGCCAGGTACTCAAGGGCATGTTTGTGCCGGGCTGTTCAGGCTGTCGCACCCCACAGATTGAGCAGGCTGTGGGCATCGTGGGAGCTGTCATCATGCCACACAACATGTACTTGCATTCTGCCTTAGTCAAG TCCAGACAGATAAACCGAGCCAATAAGCGGGAAATTCGAGAAGCCAATAAGTACTTTTTCATTGAATCCTGTATTGctctctttgtttccttcatcatcaACGTCTTTGTTGTCTCAGTCTTTGCTGAAGCATTTTTTGAGAAAACCAATGAGCAAGTG GTTGAAGTGTGTAGAAACAGCAGCAGTCCCCATACTCACCTTTTTCCTAACGATAACACAACACTGGCTGTGGACATCTACAAAGGG GGTGTTGTGCTGGGATGTTATTTTGGGCCTGCCACACTCTACATCTGGGCAGTGGGCATCTTGGCTGCAGGACAGAGCTCCACCATGACAGGAACCTATTCTGGCCAGTTTGTCATGGAG GGATTCCTGAACCTAAAATGGTCACGTTTTGCCCGAGTGATTCTGACCCGCTCTATTGCCATCATCCCTACTCTGCTTGTTGCCATCTTCCAAGATGTAGAGCATCTAACAGGGATGAATGACTTCCTGAATGTTCTGCAGAGCTTACAg cttcCCTTTGCTCTCATACCCATTCTCACGCTTACAAGCTTGCGGCCAGTAATGAATGACTTTGCTAATGGAAT AGGCTGGAGGATTGCAGGCGGGATCTTGGTCCTTATTGTCTGTTCCATCAACATGTACTTTGTCGTGGTTTATGTCCAGGAACTAGGCCATGTGGCATTGTATGTGGTGGCGGCTGTTATCAGTGTGGCTTATCTGAGCTTTGTGTTTTACTTG AGTTGGCAATGTATGATTGCactgggcatgtccttcctgGACTGTGGGCACACG caaGTCAACAGGTGTCACTATGGTTGCAAAGTTCTCTCTCAGCAAGGTTGCACTGGGCTACCTCTCTTCAACCATTCCCTCAGAGGGAAAAACTTTGAGACCAGACGGtggagctctggagtcagaggaAATGGGTCCCTTCAGCATGAAGCTGCTTCTCTTCAGCCACTTCTGACATTTTTACATGTGGAGCCTGAGACTATGTGA
- the SLC11A2 gene encoding natural resistance-associated macrophage protein 2 isoform X1, with product MEPHCSKEARESGAGGGGEGQRSQGPGPFPAAASEKWLNPLLDPRRRPMESYSKNSGTQVSTMVLGPEQKMPDDDASGDHGDSASLGAINSAYSNSSLPQSTGHSEEPFTTYFDEKIAIPEEEYSCFSFRKLWAFTGPGFLMSIAYLDPGNIESDLQSGAVAGFKLLWILLLATIVGLLLQRLAARLGVVTGLHLAEVCHRQYPRVPRIILWLMVELAIIGSDMQEVIGSAIAINLLSMGRVPLWGGVLITIADTFVFLFLDKYGLRKLEAFFGFLITVMALTFGYEYITVRPSQSQVLKGMFVPGCSGCRTPQIEQAVGIVGAVIMPHNMYLHSALVKSRQINRANKREIREANKYFFIESCIALFVSFIINVFVVSVFAEAFFEKTNEQVVEVCRNSSSPHTHLFPNDNTTLAVDIYKGGVVLGCYFGPATLYIWAVGILAAGQSSTMTGTYSGQFVMEGFLNLKWSRFARVILTRSIAIIPTLLVAIFQDVEHLTGMNDFLNVLQSLQLPFALIPILTLTSLRPVMNDFANGIGWRIAGGILVLIVCSINMYFVVVYVQELGHVALYVVAAVISVAYLSFVFYLSWQCMIALGMSFLDCGHTQVNRCHYGCKVLSQQGCTGLPLFNHSLRGKNFETRRWSSGVRGNGSLQHEAASLQPLLTFLHVEPETM from the exons aatCCTATTCTAAGAACTCCGGCACTCAGGTATCCACCATGGTGTTGGGTCCTGAACAGAAGATGCCAGATG ATGATGCTTCTGGAGACCATGGGGACTCTGCCAGTCTTGGTGCCATCAACTCTGCCTATAGTAACTCCTCTCTTCCTCAGTCTACTGGGCACTCAGAGGAACCCTTCACCACCTACTTTGATGAGAAAATCGCCATTCCTGAGGAGGAG TACTCTTGTTTTAGCTTTCGTAAACTCTGGGCTTTCACGGGACCAGGCTTTCTTATGAGCATTGCCTACCTGGATCCAGGAAACATCGAATCCGATTTGCAGTCTGGAGCAGTGGCTGGATTTAAG TTGCTCTGGATTCTTCTGTTGGCCACCATTGTGGGGCTTCTGCTCCAGCGCCTTGCAGCTAGACTGGGAGTGGTTACTGGCCTGCATCTTGCTGAAGTGTGTCATCGTCAGTATCCCAGG GTCCCACGAATTATCCTGTGGCTGATGGTGGAGTTGGCTATCATTGGCTCAGATATGCAAGAAGTTATTGGCTCAGCCATTGCCATCAATCTCTTGTCTATGGGAAG GGTTCCTCTCTGGGGTGGAGTTCTCATCACCATTGCAGAtacctttgtatttctctttttggaCAAATATG GCTTGCGGAAGCTAGAAGCATTTTTTGGCTTTCTTATCACTGTTATGGCCCTCACATTTGGATATGAG TATATTACAGTGAGACCCAGCCAGAGCCAGGTACTCAAGGGCATGTTTGTGCCGGGCTGTTCAGGCTGTCGCACCCCACAGATTGAGCAGGCTGTGGGCATCGTGGGAGCTGTCATCATGCCACACAACATGTACTTGCATTCTGCCTTAGTCAAG TCCAGACAGATAAACCGAGCCAATAAGCGGGAAATTCGAGAAGCCAATAAGTACTTTTTCATTGAATCCTGTATTGctctctttgtttccttcatcatcaACGTCTTTGTTGTCTCAGTCTTTGCTGAAGCATTTTTTGAGAAAACCAATGAGCAAGTG GTTGAAGTGTGTAGAAACAGCAGCAGTCCCCATACTCACCTTTTTCCTAACGATAACACAACACTGGCTGTGGACATCTACAAAGGG GGTGTTGTGCTGGGATGTTATTTTGGGCCTGCCACACTCTACATCTGGGCAGTGGGCATCTTGGCTGCAGGACAGAGCTCCACCATGACAGGAACCTATTCTGGCCAGTTTGTCATGGAG GGATTCCTGAACCTAAAATGGTCACGTTTTGCCCGAGTGATTCTGACCCGCTCTATTGCCATCATCCCTACTCTGCTTGTTGCCATCTTCCAAGATGTAGAGCATCTAACAGGGATGAATGACTTCCTGAATGTTCTGCAGAGCTTACAg cttcCCTTTGCTCTCATACCCATTCTCACGCTTACAAGCTTGCGGCCAGTAATGAATGACTTTGCTAATGGAAT AGGCTGGAGGATTGCAGGCGGGATCTTGGTCCTTATTGTCTGTTCCATCAACATGTACTTTGTCGTGGTTTATGTCCAGGAACTAGGCCATGTGGCATTGTATGTGGTGGCGGCTGTTATCAGTGTGGCTTATCTGAGCTTTGTGTTTTACTTG AGTTGGCAATGTATGATTGCactgggcatgtccttcctgGACTGTGGGCACACG caaGTCAACAGGTGTCACTATGGTTGCAAAGTTCTCTCTCAGCAAGGTTGCACTGGGCTACCTCTCTTCAACCATTCCCTCAGAGGGAAAAACTTTGAGACCAGACGGtggagctctggagtcagaggaAATGGGTCCCTTCAGCATGAAGCTGCTTCTCTTCAGCCACTTCTGACATTTTTACATGTGGAGCCTGAGACTATGTGA